The following nucleotide sequence is from Corylus avellana chromosome ca7, CavTom2PMs-1.0.
GGATGTTGGGCTTTAGTTGGGTCCAATATTGTGCGTTTTAAAGCATGGGAGTCCATTAAGTTGGGCCAAAATTATAACTTGAAATAAATatgctttgaaaattttatttttcattttcattttagaaaTAAATTCTGGTTTAAACGGTTTAGAGCTATTAGTTAATAATTTGGTATGTGGTGGGAGTAGGAATCCCAGATCCCTACAAAGCCAGCCACTCGTggaaagtttttcaaaattattttctacaacaattttacaattctatttccaacaaaattattttaagacAACGCGAAATAAACACCAGAATATAAAGAAGTATTTCTCTCAAATTAATGGTCTAGGCAAACAAAAacgttatattttttttataaaaaaaatagaaaaatggttgGGTTGGGTGACCAAACATAACTACGTTGATCACTGGGGTGCATGGCTCATAGCCACCCCTTGACAGAAGGATGACTCGTGTTTACTTCGGTTATAATGAGTGGAGCCACTCCCAATAGAGGGATGGCTCGCGGCCTCCCCTAATAgggaaaatgatcctctccatttcaaaatccctcaatttcctctatttaatgtattttgaaaggtagtgttgtccaaaagttttaatgatggtagtgcattaaatgcaatacccttcaaaatgcactaaatagaggaaatggaaggattttgaaatggagaggatcccatTCCCCCTAACAGAGCAGGTGGCTCATAGCGACCCCGATAAGTCATGAGTTGGGTGGTTAAGCTATGTCACTAGCTCAAccactttttttgtttaattctttacttcttttattGAAGGGGCGTGATTATATTTTCACAGTCGTACATATTATCTCTATTTAATGGAAATGTTGACAATGGTCTTGATTTTAGAATGAGCCCAAAGTCAATTTAAATAAGAACGAAGGTTTTAAAGTTAAAATTGCCAAAAGTATGCGGATCTTAACATGATTCCCCTAATCTTAATTAGCGTGCACTTTTTTTCCACATTTCTCATTTGCATCCTAATTAATATctcattcaattaaaatattagttagCTTTCAAATtactactcaattgacaatgttcttcaaacattcaattgtgacaatgtctctcctaaactaccaaaaaaattgacaatatcctccAAGaccagcaaaaagacaaaaaatgaccataattttttttttttttttttttttcaataagataacaataaatttgaaaaacaaaagaaaaaattcttattttttatttaagaaacaaaatgaaaaattttaaattccatACCctggtttttaattttaattatttgtagtttttttttacttttatttttaaggtaCTTTTGTTATTAAGGAACATtgacaaattttgataatttgagtgACATCGTCACCTAAGTGGTAATTTGAGGTGTAAACTTTACGTTAATTTTGAATTACAGTACCATGCAAGTGGTGTCCACAAGAAATAATgtacaaataatattttctaataGACGACATTCCTTTTTGCAATAACACTTTTGGAATATTGGCTAATTACCTTATTATTCCTTACATTGTCGAGTTtggggctatatatatattggctttcATCTATAAATTGCCCATAGACTCACTTGATTGTAGATAGAAGTACAAGAATTATTTCAAAGGAAACTTACAAAAGTTATTGTGCCGTAATTCATTAAGACTCCAGCTGTTGATGAATGTAGAGAAGTGCAAGAATGAAAATCATGGCCTTTTGAAACCTACCAACAAGCAAAAGACGAAAGATTGAAATTagtgaaattgaaaagaaatactattaattagttaattacaaccccaatttttttttaccatgcTATTTGTGGAGATGGTGCACTAGTCGACGGAACGGGTACGGATGAAGGAGTAGGAATTAAATTAGCAAATTTTCCTGTAAACAaagttgtataaaaaaatgacagAAGAATGACGTTTAGActttatctaaaaataaaagttaaaagagatagagaaagaggaTAATCACAAAGAAGAAGGTTTTCTGGGGCGGCCTCTCCTTGGTGGGGTTTGGATCAGCATCATAAACTCTCAAGTAGAGTTCTTGGCCTAAGAACCAATTTTTCAGGAGTTGTGATTTCAAGTTCCACATCCCAGGGTTATCAAGATATGCATACACTGCACTCCATCTTCCAGGGTACACCTAAACATGTGTATGCATCCAGATTAGATTAATCAAATGGAGTTAAAAGGAGATCCCATTAACAAACTCTACGATCGCCtgcaggagaaaaaaaaaaaaaatgtaacaagGTACAACAACCAGAGTAGAGAGAGAGGACCTGAACAGTTGAACGAACAACAGGGTCGAAAAGGTTGTAAGTAGAGCGCAATTTAGGCGACCATTCCCCTTCACCAATGCTAAAGATAATCAAATCAACAAATCGCATTAAACAAAGCATCAATTGTGGCATGAACTAGTCATTCAAATCAATGTGAGCACATTTAGTTAATGACCTGCCTGCCCAGGGGtggaattaagattttttttgtggggtCCAAACTTgcgtaaataaataaatatagagaTATGTTATTCTTCCGTTTCTcatccatttcttttttccaaattcaaCATTGGGTTAATGGGTCTTACGGATCCAATGGTgaatctttttattaaaaaaaaaaaatggatgggTGATGAAAAAATAGCGTTTTCCATTAGTATATAGAGGCACATTGTTTCTCTATATGTGTGTGCCCACGCTGTGTGTTTATGTAAAAGAAAAACgtaagtcttaaatttaatttcatgttaattCATAAGTCATATGTGTGGtcagaaactatatatataaatttggcAAGGTCAGAGTCGTAAGCGTTTTAAAAAAGTTTGGGGTTGCCAAACAACCTAGGTACAACCCTGCCTGCAGGGACGGAGGCTGAGATTGGTATGtcaagggccaaaaaatttagTGGGAAGATGccaataagcaaaaaaaaaaaaaaaaaaaaaaacattaccttataatttttttgagaacaaagaaagagagagagagagagagagagagtttatttgaattggcAGTGAAGGAAACAGAGGTGATCAAGGTCTGTGTGCCGTTgtgtttctctttctctttctcttgctttctctctctctgttggaTGTTATCTTGGGGATATATAAATAGTTGAGCTTGTTTGTTTGGTGCTTTTTGATTTGCTAGGTTTTGTTTCCAGCCACCCCATGTTGTCCAAAGGGTTACTTGAGCCACCGatttccccaattttttttttttttttagtttctaattttataatacttttaattttaaaatttttattttgtatttttaattaatatatggacacgtttcaattttttaatggtgttgACGTAgctttccgtcaaattttggacgaaatttagaCGGAGGTTCTATTTCCCTTTTTTGCCATTAACCAAGTACCATTTGTTATACGGATTGAAACCGatgggacaaaaaataaagttgttaaaccacagaAGACtgaaaggtatttaacccttaaaaaaatgtCCTCATGTCGAGGGGCCATGGCCTATACCGGCCCCCCTATTCCTCCATCCCTGCCTGGTTTCTATCCTATTGAACCCAAGACATGTTTGTTCATGTCACTAGGCTTCTAAAAGTGAATTTAGTTGCTTTGTTAAGAAAAGTTATCAGCAACAACTTTAGTGTCGTCGATTCCTAACTAATTACATATCATCACTGAAAGTTTGGTACCAAATTTCTTGGAGTGTGTCGTGCATGCATGGTCTGTAAAGGACCATTCAGTTAGGGGAAAATTAAGAAGCATACCCGACAAGATAAAAGCTAAAACCATCGAGGTGCCAAGCATCCATAACCTCTGGATCACTCTTAAACAACAGTTCTATCCATCCTTTGTGGTTTCCACTTGCAACAAAAACTCTCACGGACTCAATGTTGGTAGAATTAGTTGAAAATGCATCAACCACATAAACTCCGGACCCATTGAGGAAGTTGTCTGCCACTGTCAATGGGGTGTCCGGCGTCAGGTAGGACACATTGTTGACGGTGTAGCGAGGTGCACCATCAATCTCGGCTGCTGATGCCCGAAGAATGAAGGTTTGTGATAGCGTCACGTTAGTTACGTTGAAGGTTCCTTGTGGGTTTGGCCTTGCTGCACCAGTGGTCATGTTCCATCTTCACaacaaaaaaagcataaaagaaTGGCCTTGTAAAAAGCTTAGTAGAGAATACTGATGtgatttcttaaataaaatcatatctATTTGAATCTTAATCAATTCATTAATGGAAATGTTATGTACTAAAATTTTTACAAGTTCCTTGCAAATTGATTTGACAATTCACGTAATACTAATTATTACGCCACCCACTAAACAATTCAATTTAGAAAAAGTACACATGCcctcataaaaaattaagacaTAATTTGTAATGTCCCCCAAAGCTAAAGATTGCATCAATAACCCCCCCCCCCCGCTCCGCCGCTGCAAACTATCAATGTACCCATTTTGTTCCtcacaaagacaaaaatgactacaaacaaataaaatttaaaactaaaaaaaaaaggtggaagaTGGTAGCTCTGCCACCCATTTTGGCTGAACCATCCCAAGGCCATGGGTATAGTTTGATCACCCCAAAATGGCCATTAAGGGTGTTTAGATGATAGTTTggccactctctctctcttttttttttttgtttgccatTTGGGGGTGTTCAGaaggtggttcgaccaccccctcaattttttttatttatttatttttttttttggcatttgggGATGTTCATAAAGTAATTTGGCCACCCCTTATGTACCACATAaccatttgaataaaaattgtaatatccTTAGTGATTTACTTGTTTCTCAATGTTATGTAATATAATAAGAGTAGTAAAAATGTTACCTAATGGATTTAGCATGACTGATGGAGAATTTTATATCAAATGGGTCAGGCCCAATTGGAAGAGGCCCACTAGGAAGTGTGGTGGAGTTATCATAGTGTAGCACACCAACGCCCACAAGCCCGCTCAACTCAATggaattattatatattttaggagTTGCCACCATGAAATAATCTCCTATGCTTTGATCGGCTGTGACAAGAATAGAGTACGACTCCCCAACATGCACATCAAGAGAATCCAGCCTAATCTGATTGGTGTAAGATCCTTCTGTTTCAACCAACATCATTCGTTGATTTTGAATTCTGCAATGGAAGCTCCACGCCACACCCATATTCGATATCCTGAACCTGTAATTCTTCCCTGTATTTCATTTTGTCAACACAATTTAAGCTCACGTGTAATAAGGTTGTCTTATTAAACTATAATAGGCAACTTATGATTGTAAACTCCACTGGACCACCGGCTCGAGGAGATATTCGAACAATCTAAGTACCCGAATAACCTCTCACATGATCAGGTTGCCCTAAGATTGTTCGGATCCCACATAGTTGAATAGGTATTCGGACAATTTGAGCAGGTGAGACCTGAACAACCTTAGTATCAATAACTCTGAAGTGTCGCCATTGGAAGACATGATTGGACCAAACGAAAATTTTCCATTTGTACCTTGTGTGACAGCAAAGGACTCGTGGGTTTTTGTAAGAGGATCCAAATATGTGCCTTTGCCATTCATCAACATTCTATCGGGGGGACTGTTGTAAGCTGTAAGCTTGGTGTTCATCATGGACCTCACATCCTGTCGCATTTTATGTGCGAACATATATAAGTGCATATCCACAAGAATAGCTGGACtccttatattaattaaatttagaccattgaaaaaaatatattaatgtattcttGGTAAAAATCGTCGACCGTTTATCTCTCCGACATGGTTCCTAGAGAAGATGGTGAAGTGGAATTACCTTGTAACTTGTTGAATACCAATCACCAATAAGAAGATCAAAGTCGGCTTCAAGTTTGGGGAAGGGCACCGGGATGACTTGGCGGTTGTTAACTCGAATTGGGCCAAAGCCGCCCCCAGCTTTATGGAAGTTGATGGAGGAAAAATAGAAGAAGCTCCCGATTTGGTCCTTCGCCTGGAACACATAACTCCAGTTCTTACCGGTCGGAATTGGGCAGTTGGTGCCAAAGACTTCATCTTGCCACGAATTCAATCTTCGTTGTATGCCATTCCTACACCCACTAACAAGTTACTTTCTTTCCTTCCATTTTGAAAGAAATGGGAGAGTCTCCTTTTACCAGGTTATGAGTAGCGACTCATCCATATCATTGAAGACGTTGACATGGATATTATCGTTGGTGGTTGCGTTGATAAGAGGTCCAGGGAACATCCCATTGATGGTGATAATCTGTATATATGTTTGAAACACAAAAATTCAGATGGCAATTAACAATTTTAGCTCTAGCCTCTTTCCCATGGGTGTGTGGAGAAAGATAATTACTTTATACCGGTTGGGTTGTAGATACTGGCTTGATTGTGTTGTCGATTTGGACGTGCCATTCCAGAAAAATATCAGCACCAGAGTTTACCCAAACAAGAGTTGCGCACACGATTAGCCATGAACAATAATCACTACCCTAAGCCATTGCATgcatggccttttttttttttttctatgattttcttatttcttcCCCCGGCCCTTCACATTTAGGAGTCTGGTTGTTCAAATAGCCATAGCTTTCCAAGTTGGTTTTGATgaagaaatttattaaaataaataagaaagtgTGGAAGCTTTGAGGGAGCACAAAGAGccaagcatatatataaaaaaatgaaaagaaagaactcTACTTTGTATGAATCAAAGAACCAATGGgaaattttagaataattaagaTTCAAATTAATCATCTTTTGGTTCTTGCGGCCTTGTTTTACTCACCACAATGTCTTAGTTTGGCACTATAAAAGAAATCCAAGCTTACTTTTGGCTTGTGATACACggacaaaaaaatttacaatggcATATATACCTTGCTtgatttgataaaagaaaaagaaaaaagaaaaaaaaaaaaaaaaaaagaaagaaaatgcttGGACAACCTGAATAAAGATTCCATGTTATTTAGGCTAtgcaaataacaaaaaaaaaaaaaaaaaaaaaccaagcaaCTTAAGAGGAGGCTGTGGGCCTACCATAATTTCTATGTTATCCAAGTAGCCTAATGGTAGAGGATCTTAATCCTAGAGTActactacaacttttattataatctTTTTACAATCTAACATAGTAGTCTACATTTTATGGAAATGAGTGTCACATGGCAGTTCACATTTCAGTAGCTAAAGGGataagtaggggtgtcaattcGTGTTCGCTTATCAAGTTTGAATTGTGTAGAAACATAGGCACAAGACTATAATTCAAGCATAAACCAACCCATTAAATTAAAGAAGTCAAATCCCTTAATCCTAACCTGCTAATTTTATGTTCGATTTGTGTCGGATTCAcgagttgtgtcaaaaattgtcaaccctaaatGTCGCATGTCGAGTTCAAATCGTGTTGAGGCAtgtgtataaaactatataagtcaactacAACCTAACCCATTTATTTAAATGGGTCAAACTCTTCAACTCTAATCCGTTAATTTCGTGTCAATAATTACCAACCTTAGTGGTAAGTATCACGTAGACAACGACATCAATTTGTAAACATGGTCATTAAGTATCAATTGGACTGTCGGATAGCTATCCACATTTTAATAACTAATTCAGTAAGTGTGATATGAATTGTAACACGAGCAACTTGTAATAAAAGATGTAATGCCTCTACAGCTAGTGGCAGAGCCACTTGAGGCTTTGAGGATGCCgcaaagcatttttttttttaaaaaaaaaaaaaagaaaaaaaaattatcttctaCTTATGCAAGTTACCACTCAGCACcctcaaaaaaatttagtggTACCTCCAATAGCaattgtctggctccgccactgtctACCgcgtcaaaaaaataaataaaatgatgttTTCAAACATCACATTCTCATAAATATAGATGAGGGGAGAATATTAAATTTCGTGAACCGAATGGCACGTTGATTTAATGTCGCATATTGATTAGAATATAGCTAAAGCTTCGACTCATCTTAATTAAGCAAGCACTTAtgtttttttatgcaaaatatttaGTTGAAATGAGATTCTAATGTTTAGGCCTCTGGGACATTATTGGTAGATAATTTCTGCAAATCATTCATGTTTGTTCATCAATTAAAAAGAGATGAAGAAGTCTAGCTGCTCTAATGCTCTGGATATTATTGCACAccaatttgtttgtgtttggaTAAAGGTCCAACCTAATTGGAATGATAATTAGAATTCCCAGCTCTAGTAACTTATAATAATGTATTTCAATTAGCTCAATTGAAGCAACTCATGCCATATTTTTCTACAAAATCCACATTAATAAATGATAACTATATCGGCAGGTATAATTTAGTTCAGAAAAGAAGTAAAGGAAACATGCATGGTATTCTCATTGCTCGTTCACGATCCGGTGTAGAacactttttaaataataaaactaaaaataataataatattattattatttttattattatagaGTAAACCTAGGGTGACATGCAATTGCGACATTAGTACAAGACAAAATGAGGGAATACAATGGTTTTGCGTAGCCGTTATTGCATCAAGACtaataagaagaagagaaatgattgatgttaataatttgcctatatttttcttatattctcttataaatttaatagatcaaccattagatttgtggggttcaccattgacttatgtagaatccacataagtttacaaatctaatgattaatttgtaagatgagatgagaaaaatgtagaaaaaatacTGACACCAATAATTTCTCTAAGAAGAATGATCCTAATAGTAGTCGGTGTCATGTCCACGGAGCAGGAGAAAGaaatggagatggagatggagatggagatggagatacAGATACAGATGGTGCACCAGCTGGAGGATGAGATTTATCAAATATACCTAAAATAGTCAATAAAAGTCAAAAACTTTTTGtctttcaaacaaaaactaGTGAATTGCCAAGTAAGCCAGCTAGTGTTAAATCACTAACCACATAGAAAGAGGTTGCCAGGTGGCGGGCGTTCTTTGGCAGGATTAGGATCATTATCATGAACTCTGATGTAGAGTTCTTGACCCAAGTACCAATGTTTGGTGAGCTATGACCTGAGGTTCCACATTCCTGGGTTATCAAGAAATGCATAC
It contains:
- the LOC132188033 gene encoding monocopper oxidase-like protein SKU5 gives rise to the protein MTPTTIRIILLREIIGGSDYCSWLIVCATLVWVNSGADIFLEWHVQIDNTIKPVSTTQPIITINGMFPGPLINATTNDNIHVNVFNDMDESLLITWNGIQRRLNSWQDEVFGTNCPIPTGKNWSYVFQAKDQIGSFFYFSSINFHKAGGGFGPIRVNNRQVIPVPFPKLEADFDLLIGDWYSTSYKDVRSMMNTKLTAYNSPPDRMLMNGKGTYLDPLTKTHESFAVTQGKNYRFRISNMGVAWSFHCRIQNQRMMLVETEGSYTNQIRLDSLDVHVGESYSILVTADQSIGDYFMVATPKIYNNSIELSGLVGVGVLHYDNSTTLPSGPLPIGPDPFDIKFSISHAKSIRWNMTTGAARPNPQGTFNVTNVTLSQTFILRASAAEIDGAPRYTVNNVSYLTPDTPLTVADNFLNGSGVYVVDAFSTNSTNIESVRVFVASGNHKGWIELLFKSDPEVMDAWHLDGFSFYLVGIGEGEWSPKLRSTYNLFDPVVRSTVQVYPERWSAVYAYLDNPGMWNSRSQLLKNWFLGQELYLRVYDADPNPAKEWPPQKTFLLCEKFANLVPTSSPVPVPSTSASSPQIAWLQKAMIFILSFLYIHQQQES